The following are encoded together in the Zingiber officinale cultivar Zhangliang chromosome 8A, Zo_v1.1, whole genome shotgun sequence genome:
- the LOC122008056 gene encoding protein Barley B recombinant-like: MDDDGGLGIRNWGYYDPPSKENLGLRLMPSLVERDVKPVVSSSGFIHRHCNLPEPSLPMDFVRDGWFHHSNDNVKNEYVREGWIHYNNDNSKNFPFLTTNHQQHTSYSVLPDPTIMNNVQMFQHLEPQPKEEKVLMKEETVEGNGPSLKKRSRGRPHKSPKPKKPKKAAAPRDGVANGSVSHGKAGKKSTSMVINGIDFDISRIPTPVCTCTGKQQPCYKWGIGGWQSACCTTSISMYPLPMSTKRRGARIAGRKMSQGAFKKVLEKLAGEGYNLSNPIDLRTFWAKHGTNKFVTIR, encoded by the coding sequence ATGGATGACGATGGGGGATTAGGCATCCGGAATTGGGGCTACTATGACCCACCATCAAAGGAAAATCTTGGGTTGCGGCTCATGCCTTCTCTGGTGGAGCGGGATGTGAAGCCAGTTGTTTCAAGTAGTGGGTTCATTCACAGGCATTGCAATCTTCCCGAGCCATCACTTCCAATGGACTTTGTGAGAGATGGATGGTTTCACCATAGTAATGACAATGTAAAGAATGAATATGTGAGGGAAGGATGGATACACTATAACAATGACAATAGCAAGAACTTCCCTTTTTTGACAACAAACCATCAGCAGCACACCAGTTATAGTGTCCTCCCTGATCCTACCATAATGAACAATGTGCAGATGTTTCAACACTTGGAGCCACAACCCAAGGAGGAGAAGGTTTTGATGAAAGAAGAGACAGTAGAGGGAAATGGGCCTTCTTTGAAGAAGAGATCTAGGGGTCGTCCACATAAATCACCAAAGCCAAAGAAGCCCAAGAAAGCCGCAGCACCAAGAGATGGGGTTGCTAATGGCTCCGTTTCACATGGAAAGGCTGGGAAGAAGAGCACAAGTATGGTCATTAATGGGATTGATTTTGATATCTCAAGAATTCCAACCCCAGTGTGCACTTGTACAGGAAAGCAACAACCATGCTACAAGTGGGGTATTGGAGGATGGCAATCAGCATGTTGCACAACTAGCATTTCTATGTATCCCCTTCCAATGAGCACCAAGAGAAGAGGGGCACGCATTGCTGGTAGAAAGATGAGCCAGGGTGCATTTAAGAAGGTACTGGAGAAGCTAGCGGGAGAAGGTTATAACCTTTCTAACCCGATTGACTTGAGGACATTCTGGGCCAAGCATGGCACTAACAAGTTTGTGACTATCAGGTAA